A single window of Streptomyces xanthii DNA harbors:
- the pgm gene encoding phosphoglucomutase (alpha-D-glucose-1,6-bisphosphate-dependent): MTDRSGTPARPDDLVDLDELIDAYYTREPDVTRPEQRVVFGTSGHRGSSLDGAFNEKHIAAITQAIVEHRTAEGITGPLFIGPDTHALSRPALKTALGVLSAHGVRILADAHDGFVPTPALSHAILRWNATGPADRADGIVITPSHNPPRDGGFKYNPPNGGPADSTTTSWIANRANELLEDPAWSPRSDAEPAWEPYDFREHYVADLKNIVDVEAIRAARVRVGADPLGGASVDYWARIAEMYGLDLTVVNPEVDPTWRFMTLDWDGKIRMDPSSAPAMASVLARRDDYDLLTGNDADADRHGIVTPDAGLMNPNHYLAVAIHYLFTHRPDWSASAAVGKTLVSSAVIDRIAASLGRELVEVPVGFKWFVPGLVDGSVAFGGEESAGASFVRTDGTVWTTDKDGILLALLAAEITAVTGRTPSVYYAELAAEHGASGAAYARIDAKATKEQKARLAKLTGDAITADTLAGEPITARLSEAPGNGAAIGGVKVTTENAWFAARPSGTEDVYKIYAESFRGAEHLAQVQAEAQAIVDAALA; encoded by the coding sequence ATGACTGACCGCTCTGGAACCCCCGCCCGGCCGGACGACCTCGTGGACCTCGACGAGCTGATCGACGCCTATTACACGAGGGAGCCCGACGTCACGCGCCCCGAGCAGCGTGTCGTCTTCGGCACGAGTGGCCATCGCGGCTCCAGCCTCGACGGCGCCTTCAACGAGAAGCACATCGCCGCGATCACCCAGGCCATCGTCGAGCACCGCACGGCCGAGGGCATCACGGGCCCCCTGTTCATCGGCCCGGACACGCACGCCCTGTCCCGGCCCGCGCTCAAGACCGCCCTCGGCGTGCTGAGCGCGCACGGGGTACGAATCCTGGCGGACGCCCACGACGGCTTCGTGCCGACGCCCGCGCTGAGCCACGCGATCCTGCGCTGGAACGCGACGGGGCCGGCCGACCGCGCCGACGGCATCGTGATCACGCCGAGCCACAACCCGCCGCGCGACGGCGGCTTCAAGTACAACCCCCCGAACGGCGGTCCGGCCGACTCGACGACCACCTCGTGGATCGCGAACCGCGCCAACGAGCTGCTGGAGGACCCCGCGTGGTCCCCGCGCTCGGACGCCGAGCCCGCCTGGGAGCCGTACGACTTCCGTGAGCACTACGTCGCGGACCTGAAGAACATCGTGGACGTGGAGGCGATCCGGGCGGCCCGGGTGCGCGTGGGCGCCGATCCGCTGGGCGGGGCGAGCGTCGACTACTGGGCGCGGATCGCCGAGATGTACGGGCTCGACCTCACGGTGGTGAACCCGGAGGTCGATCCGACGTGGCGGTTCATGACGCTGGACTGGGACGGCAAGATCCGGATGGACCCGTCCTCCGCGCCCGCGATGGCCTCGGTCCTCGCGCGGCGGGACGACTACGACCTGCTGACCGGCAACGACGCGGACGCCGACCGGCACGGCATCGTCACCCCGGACGCGGGTCTGATGAACCCGAACCACTATCTGGCCGTAGCCATCCACTACCTGTTCACGCACCGGCCCGACTGGTCGGCGTCGGCGGCCGTCGGCAAGACGCTGGTCTCCAGCGCCGTCATCGACCGGATCGCCGCCTCGCTGGGGCGTGAACTGGTGGAGGTGCCGGTCGGGTTCAAGTGGTTCGTGCCCGGACTGGTCGACGGGTCGGTCGCGTTCGGCGGCGAGGAGAGCGCGGGCGCGAGCTTCGTGCGTACGGACGGCACCGTCTGGACCACCGACAAGGACGGCATCCTGCTGGCCCTGCTCGCCGCCGAGATCACCGCCGTCACCGGCAGGACTCCGTCGGTGTACTACGCGGAACTCGCCGCCGAGCACGGGGCGTCCGGCGCCGCGTACGCCCGGATCGACGCCAAGGCGACCAAGGAGCAGAAGGCCCGCCTGGCGAAGCTCACGGGGGACGCGATCACCGCGGACACCCTCGCGGGCGAGCCGATCACGGCCCGGCTGTCCGAGGCGCCGGGCAACGGCGCGGCGATCGGCGGCGTGAAGGTGACCACGGAGAACGCGTGGTTCGCGGCCCGGCCCAGCGGCACGGAGGACGTGTACAAGATCTACGCCGAGTCCTTCCGCGGGGCCGAGCACCTCGCCCAGGTGCAGGCCGAGGCGCAGGCCATCGTGGACGCGGCGCTGGCGTAG
- a CDS encoding phosphonatase-like hydrolase, with protein sequence MTAQTPAPAIELAVFDMAGTTVEEHGAVYEALRHAVETTGASVAASDLQTWMGTDKREAIAALVRIGGGTPDAALVERQYEVFRACLREAYAKTPPEPIAQADKALAELRARGVKVALTTGFSDDVALPLLESLGWATGEGGNLDAVVTSDEVVRGRPAPYMIHRAMEKTGVVDVRRVLVAGDTAVDLEAGTNAGAGVVVGVLTGQLTREQLEAHPHSHVLDSVADVPGLPETARA encoded by the coding sequence GTGACCGCCCAGACCCCCGCCCCCGCGATCGAGCTCGCCGTCTTCGACATGGCCGGCACCACCGTCGAGGAGCACGGCGCCGTGTACGAGGCGCTGCGCCACGCCGTCGAGACGACCGGAGCGTCCGTCGCCGCGAGCGACCTGCAGACCTGGATGGGCACCGACAAGCGCGAGGCCATCGCCGCGCTCGTCCGCATCGGCGGCGGCACGCCCGACGCCGCGCTCGTGGAGCGCCAGTACGAGGTGTTCCGCGCCTGCCTGCGCGAGGCCTACGCGAAGACGCCGCCGGAGCCGATCGCCCAGGCCGACAAGGCGCTCGCCGAACTGCGCGCCCGCGGCGTCAAGGTCGCGCTCACCACGGGCTTCAGCGACGACGTGGCCCTGCCGCTGCTGGAGTCGCTCGGCTGGGCCACCGGCGAGGGCGGCAACCTCGACGCCGTCGTGACCTCCGACGAGGTGGTCCGCGGCCGTCCGGCCCCGTACATGATCCACCGCGCCATGGAGAAGACCGGCGTCGTCGACGTGCGCCGGGTGCTCGTCGCCGGGGACACCGCGGTCGACCTGGAGGCGGGGACGAACGCGGGCGCCGGGGTCGTGGTGGGCGTGCTCACCGGTCAGCTGACCCGTGAGCAGCTCGAGGCCCACCCGCACTCCCACGTCCTGGACAGCGTCGCGGACGTCCCCGGCCTGCCGGAGACCGCCCGCGCCTGA
- a CDS encoding GntR family transcriptional regulator — protein MKTSDDGPLHQRLGAEFRRRIASGEWPEGQPVPTEAQLCEEFGTSRGPVRQALAQLRGEGHLVGGRGRPPVARRIAPSQPFASLMSFTQWAHSIGRTPGQYTVEVARRRALPDVAGRLGLDEGAPVVDLVRVRHLDGVPAMIERSTFVLDAGLHLFAVDPDAGSVYEALTSRGVDLHHARHTIDAIAAGPEDAELLGVEAGQPLLRVRRLAHTRDGTPVEYADDRYLPAMATFTVENTVGGRTVAGRDPSDTAPHRTTSEENE, from the coding sequence GTGAAGACAAGTGATGACGGGCCGCTGCACCAGCGGCTCGGGGCCGAGTTCCGGCGGCGGATCGCGTCGGGGGAGTGGCCCGAGGGACAGCCCGTGCCCACCGAGGCGCAGCTCTGTGAGGAGTTCGGCACCTCGCGCGGACCGGTCCGCCAGGCGCTGGCGCAGCTGCGCGGGGAGGGCCATCTCGTGGGCGGCCGCGGCCGCCCGCCGGTGGCCCGCAGGATCGCGCCCTCGCAGCCGTTCGCGTCCCTCATGTCGTTCACGCAGTGGGCGCACTCCATCGGGCGCACCCCCGGGCAGTACACCGTCGAGGTGGCCCGCCGCCGCGCCCTGCCCGACGTCGCGGGCCGGCTCGGTCTCGACGAGGGCGCGCCCGTCGTCGACCTGGTCCGGGTCCGGCACCTCGACGGCGTGCCCGCCATGATCGAGCGCTCCACGTTCGTCCTCGACGCCGGACTGCACCTGTTCGCCGTCGACCCGGACGCCGGATCCGTCTACGAGGCCCTGACCTCGCGCGGTGTCGACCTGCACCACGCCCGGCACACCATCGACGCCATCGCGGCCGGACCCGAGGACGCCGAACTCCTCGGCGTCGAGGCCGGACAGCCACTGCTGCGCGTCCGCCGGCTCGCCCACACCCGCGACGGCACACCGGTCGAGTACGCCGACGACCGCTACCTGCCCGCCATGGCCACCTTCACCGTCGAGAACACCGTCGGGGGCCGCACCGTCGCCGGACGCGACCCCTCCGACACCGCACCGCACCGAACCACGAGTGAGGAAAACGAGTGA
- a CDS encoding TIGR03364 family FAD-dependent oxidoreductase, translating to MSIATAPTPARSSLPGTRADLVVVGAGIVGLAHAVEAVRRGLSVTIVERDLRPVGASVRNFGHCCVTAQRGELLDLARRSRTGWLDAAAKAGLWAPEAGALVVARSATELAVLEELRDERGTDAVRMRTRDEVADTLGRAADGRDDLAGGAMLPADLRVNPREAAPKLAAWLAAQPGVHLAWGTNVVGVESGTVHTSRGPVHGDQILLCVGHDLDRLRPAEAEAHGIQRCRLSMARIAAPAGFRSDAAVLTATSMLRYDGFTAMPSAAALREEVSGHSAELLGIGANVMFTRLPDGTVLVGDSHAYDTTEIPFQEEATSRLLLREAARVLGVGPGEVRVTERWQGVYASSPRGPLLVRDLAPGVRALTVTSGIGMTLSFGLAAATFDGALRTTV from the coding sequence ATGAGCATCGCAACCGCACCCACACCCGCCCGCTCCTCCCTGCCGGGCACCCGCGCCGATCTCGTGGTCGTCGGCGCGGGCATCGTCGGTCTCGCCCACGCCGTCGAAGCGGTCCGGCGCGGACTGAGCGTCACGATCGTCGAGCGGGACCTGCGGCCGGTCGGCGCGTCCGTCCGCAACTTCGGGCACTGCTGCGTCACGGCCCAGCGCGGCGAGCTGCTCGACCTGGCACGGCGCTCGCGGACCGGATGGCTGGACGCCGCCGCGAAGGCGGGACTCTGGGCCCCGGAGGCGGGCGCGCTCGTCGTGGCCAGGTCGGCCACCGAGCTGGCCGTGCTGGAGGAACTGCGCGACGAGCGGGGCACGGACGCGGTCCGCATGCGCACCCGCGACGAGGTGGCGGACACGCTCGGCCGCGCCGCGGACGGGCGCGACGACCTGGCCGGCGGCGCCATGCTCCCCGCCGACCTGCGGGTCAACCCGCGGGAGGCGGCGCCGAAGCTCGCCGCGTGGCTCGCCGCGCAGCCCGGGGTGCACCTGGCCTGGGGCACGAACGTCGTCGGCGTCGAGAGCGGCACCGTCCACACCAGCCGGGGCCCGGTGCACGGCGACCAGATCCTGCTCTGCGTCGGCCACGACCTGGACCGGCTGCGCCCGGCCGAGGCGGAGGCCCACGGCATCCAGCGCTGCCGCCTGTCGATGGCCCGCATCGCCGCGCCGGCCGGCTTCCGCAGCGACGCGGCGGTGCTCACCGCGACCTCGATGCTGCGCTACGACGGCTTCACCGCGATGCCGTCCGCGGCCGCGCTGCGGGAGGAAGTGAGCGGGCACAGCGCGGAGTTGCTGGGCATCGGCGCCAACGTGATGTTCACGCGGCTGCCCGACGGCACGGTCCTGGTCGGCGACTCGCACGCGTACGACACGACGGAGATCCCCTTCCAGGAGGAGGCCACGAGCCGTCTGCTGCTGCGCGAGGCGGCCCGGGTCCTCGGCGTCGGTCCCGGCGAGGTGCGGGTGACCGAGCGCTGGCAGGGCGTCTACGCGAGCAGTCCGCGCGGTCCGCTGCTGGTCCGCGATCTCGCCCCGGGCGTAAGGGCGCTGACGGTGACGTCCGGGATCGGCATGACGCTGTCGTTCGGCCTCGCGGCGGCGACCTTCGACGGGGCACTGCGAACAACTGTGTGA
- a CDS encoding VOC family protein, which produces MAVQLNHTIVHSRDNRESAEFLAGILGLTAGDTWGPFVPLELSNGVTLDFATIPADSIVAQHYAFLVTEEEFDAIFGRIREAGLTYYADPRLKRPGEINHNDGGRGLYFLDPAGHGMEVITRPYGGF; this is translated from the coding sequence GTGGCAGTTCAGCTCAATCACACCATCGTCCACTCCCGGGACAACCGGGAGTCCGCCGAGTTCCTGGCGGGCATTCTCGGGCTCACCGCCGGGGACACATGGGGGCCCTTCGTCCCGCTCGAACTGAGCAACGGCGTGACCCTCGACTTCGCGACGATCCCGGCCGACTCGATCGTCGCCCAGCACTACGCCTTCCTCGTCACCGAGGAGGAGTTCGACGCGATCTTCGGGCGGATCCGGGAGGCCGGGCTCACGTACTACGCCGATCCGCGTCTGAAGCGGCCCGGCGAGATCAACCACAACGACGGGGGCCGCGGGCTCTACTTCCTGGACCCGGCCGGCCACGGCATGGAAGTCATCACGCGCCCCTACGGCGGGTTCTGA
- a CDS encoding VOC family protein yields MTTGQKTVITPVRDLDAAKALYTELLGVQPAVDEPYYVGFEVAGQHFGLDPNGHKSGMTAPVGFWTVDDITKAVESLVARGAEVVQDVTEVGGTRRVAKLKDADGNVFGVLQD; encoded by the coding sequence ATGACCACCGGTCAGAAGACCGTCATCACGCCCGTACGGGATCTCGACGCGGCCAAGGCCCTCTACACGGAACTCCTCGGTGTGCAGCCCGCCGTCGACGAGCCGTACTACGTGGGCTTCGAGGTCGCCGGACAGCATTTCGGACTCGACCCCAACGGGCACAAGAGCGGCATGACCGCACCGGTCGGCTTCTGGACCGTGGACGACATCACCAAGGCGGTGGAGTCCCTGGTCGCCCGGGGCGCGGAGGTCGTCCAGGACGTCACCGAGGTGGGCGGCACCCGGCGGGTGGCGAAGCTCAAGGACGCGGACGGGAACGTGTTCGGCGTGCTCCAGGACTGA
- a CDS encoding pyridoxamine 5'-phosphate oxidase family protein: protein MPLTREQREEFLAGTHPACLAVDARDGRGPLNVPIWYAYRPGGGPFTAVTASDSRKARLLAAAGRATLLVQRVEPTFRYVSAEGPVRLRTASAEDIAAVVGRYLAPDVVATYTDNALRRSGPEGVALVELLPEHWLSADIGASPTHPPS, encoded by the coding sequence ATGCCGCTCACCCGGGAACAGCGCGAGGAGTTCCTCGCCGGGACGCACCCCGCGTGCCTCGCGGTCGACGCCCGCGACGGACGCGGACCGCTCAACGTCCCGATCTGGTACGCCTACCGGCCGGGCGGCGGCCCGTTCACCGCCGTCACCGCCAGCGACAGCCGCAAGGCACGCCTGCTGGCCGCCGCGGGCCGCGCGACCCTGCTCGTGCAGCGCGTCGAGCCCACGTTCCGTTACGTGTCGGCCGAGGGCCCGGTGCGACTGCGTACGGCGAGCGCCGAGGACATCGCGGCGGTCGTGGGCCGCTATCTGGCCCCGGACGTGGTGGCGACGTACACCGACAACGCGCTGCGCCGCTCCGGGCCCGAGGGTGTGGCTCTGGTGGAACTGCTGCCGGAGCACTGGCTGAGCGCGGACATCGGGGCGAGCCCCACCCATCCGCCCTCCTGA
- a CDS encoding dihydrofolate reductase family protein gives MSRPHVLLSAAVSLDGCLDDTGPERLLLSGPEDFDRVDALRAASDAVLVGAGTLRADRPRLLVNSELRRARRVEEGRPAFPLKVTVSASGAFDPADPFWTTGGDRLVYTTDKGAGPARDRLGAAAEVVALGPAVDWAALLDDLGGRGVRRLMVEGGARVHTQLLRLGLADELRLAVAPTVVGEPDAPRLFGPGAYPGGPRSRMRVLGTEQVGDVIVTRYAPTVPGTAARATPADRHWLRIACDLATLCPPSRTAFSVGAVVVAADGTELARGYSREGGDPTVHAEEAALAKLGSDEPRLAGATVYSSLEPCARRASRPKPCARLIVEAGAGRVVTAWREPDTFVPGADGIGVLAAAGIAVAEVPELAEAAMIPNNHLVNPGTHK, from the coding sequence ATGTCCCGCCCCCACGTGCTGCTGTCCGCCGCCGTCTCGCTCGACGGCTGTCTCGACGACACCGGCCCGGAGCGGCTGCTGCTGTCCGGACCCGAGGACTTCGACCGGGTCGACGCCCTGCGCGCGGCGAGCGACGCGGTGCTCGTCGGGGCGGGCACCCTGCGCGCCGACCGGCCCCGACTGCTCGTCAACTCGGAGCTGCGGCGCGCCCGGCGGGTCGAGGAGGGTCGCCCCGCATTCCCCCTCAAGGTGACGGTGAGCGCGTCGGGCGCGTTCGACCCGGCGGACCCCTTCTGGACGACGGGCGGCGACCGGCTCGTCTACACGACGGACAAGGGCGCCGGGCCGGCGCGGGACCGGCTCGGGGCCGCCGCCGAGGTCGTGGCGCTCGGCCCGGCCGTCGACTGGGCGGCGCTCCTCGACGACCTGGGCGGGCGGGGGGTGCGGCGGCTCATGGTCGAGGGCGGGGCGCGGGTGCACACACAGCTGCTGCGGCTCGGCCTCGCGGACGAGCTGCGGCTGGCCGTGGCGCCGACCGTCGTGGGCGAGCCGGACGCGCCGCGCCTGTTCGGGCCCGGCGCCTACCCGGGCGGGCCGCGCAGCCGGATGCGGGTGCTCGGCACCGAGCAGGTCGGGGACGTGATCGTGACCCGGTACGCGCCGACGGTCCCCGGGACGGCGGCGCGGGCGACCCCGGCGGACCGGCACTGGCTGCGGATCGCCTGCGACCTGGCGACGCTGTGCCCGCCGTCCCGGACGGCCTTCAGCGTGGGCGCGGTGGTCGTGGCGGCGGACGGCACCGAGCTGGCCCGCGGCTACTCGCGCGAGGGCGGCGATCCGACCGTGCACGCGGAGGAGGCGGCGCTCGCCAAGCTGGGCTCCGACGAGCCGCGCCTGGCCGGGGCCACCGTGTACAGCAGCCTGGAACCCTGCGCCCGGCGGGCCTCACGGCCCAAGCCCTGCGCCCGGTTGATCGTGGAGGCCGGTGCGGGCCGGGTGGTGACGGCGTGGCGCGAGCCGGACACGTTCGTGCCGGGCGCGGACGGCATCGGGGTGCTCGCCGCCGCCGGCATCGCGGTCGCGGAGGTGCCCGAGCTCGCCGAGGCCGCCATGATCCCCAACAATCACCTGGTCAACCCGGGTACACATAAGTAA
- a CDS encoding SPW repeat protein, with product MADVSHHRGDLSSHPDVHEMRDRYARMLGGRQSALVDGPVFLLGLYCAISPWVVHFTANQPVLASHNLVMGIAIALLGLGFTVAPARMSGLSAAICAMGVWMIISPWVVGDSPDRGVIINNVIIGGLAVLLGLACVGVAMKSGRDTTA from the coding sequence ATGGCCGACGTTTCCCATCACAGGGGCGATCTCTCGAGTCACCCCGACGTACACGAAATGCGGGACCGGTACGCACGCATGCTCGGTGGCCGCCAAAGCGCGCTCGTGGACGGGCCGGTGTTCCTGCTCGGCCTCTACTGCGCCATCTCCCCCTGGGTCGTGCACTTCACCGCCAACCAGCCCGTCCTCGCCTCGCACAACCTCGTCATGGGGATCGCGATCGCGCTGCTGGGCCTCGGCTTCACGGTCGCACCTGCCCGGATGTCCGGCCTCAGCGCGGCCATCTGCGCGATGGGCGTCTGGATGATCATCTCTCCCTGGGTCGTGGGTGACAGCCCCGACCGCGGCGTGATCATCAACAACGTCATCATCGGCGGCCTCGCGGTGCTGCTGGGCCTGGCGTGTGTCGGCGTCGCGATGAAGAGCGGTCGCGACACCACGGCGTAG
- a CDS encoding protein-tyrosine phosphatase family protein, whose amino-acid sequence MVTEDPHKTWEADAPGVLRLPSGRLVRGRGLRHALPAGPLPAYGVYLLGAPPEPVDWASDWLRWPDFRLPADPARTRTVLTDVLRRCSGERVELACLGGRGRTGTALACLAVLDGVPADEAVAYVRRHYDPRAVETPWQKRYVRKFGTARK is encoded by the coding sequence ATGGTGACCGAGGACCCCCACAAAACCTGGGAGGCGGACGCTCCCGGCGTGCTGCGGCTGCCGTCCGGGCGGCTCGTGCGCGGACGCGGCCTGCGCCACGCACTCCCCGCGGGCCCCCTGCCCGCGTACGGCGTCTATCTGCTCGGCGCGCCGCCCGAGCCCGTGGACTGGGCGTCCGACTGGCTGCGGTGGCCCGACTTCCGCCTCCCCGCCGATCCGGCCCGCACCCGCACCGTGCTCACCGACGTGCTGCGCCGCTGCTCCGGAGAGCGCGTCGAGCTCGCCTGCCTGGGCGGGCGCGGCAGGACCGGCACGGCGCTCGCCTGTCTGGCGGTCCTGGACGGCGTGCCCGCGGACGAGGCCGTCGCGTACGTGCGCCGGCACTACGACCCCCGGGCGGTGGAGACGCCCTGGCAGAAGCGGTACGTACGGAAGTTCGGCACCGCGCGAAAATGA
- the otr(A) gene encoding tetracycline resistance ribosomal protection protein Otr(A), with protein MQPQQLRSTLNIGIVAHVDAGKTSLTERLLFDTGTIDRLGSVDAGDTRTDTGAIERQRGITIRSAVASFTVGDTRINLIDTPGHSDFIAEVERALDVLDGAVLLVSAVEGVQSQTRLLLRTLRRLGLPTLIFVNKVDRAGARIAPLLDDIRRRLTPHVVPLADVRAEGTPGARVVPRPLDDPAVREAAALTLAEVDDALLAALVDGPAPSTGTVRRTLVRRTAQGLVHPLLLGSALGGQGVGQLLDAVREFLPPAPVAEPCDGPSGTVFAVHRGSAGERIAHLRMYEGEVRARQDVTLLRSDADGGTERRPGRITGLRVVGAPSGDGVEVAGPGQIAEVRGLHRVRVGDRLGAPRAGRVRFAPPTLESVVRAVRPGQGAALRAALLDLADQDPLIHARAAEDGATALLLYGEVQKEVLAATLAQEFGIETVFEPSRIRCVERPLGVGTAVEEMGPHSATRLPATVGLRVSPGPRGSGRVFSYDTELGALPRAFHQAIADTVESVLAERGGPHGWPVTDCRVTLTHSGFNSVQSVAGDFRVVTELVVRRALERAGAGVFEPVHTFEVEVPLDALAPVTGVLAAAGASFRETVGGQESWVVRGEIVARHVREVEVALPGLTRGEGVWWSRVSGDRAVEAHIAGAGPGLPARTPAAP; from the coding sequence ATGCAGCCCCAGCAACTCCGCTCCACCCTGAACATCGGGATCGTCGCCCACGTCGACGCCGGTAAGACCAGCCTCACCGAGCGGCTCCTGTTCGACACGGGCACCATCGACCGGCTCGGCAGCGTCGACGCCGGGGACACCCGCACCGACACCGGCGCCATCGAGCGGCAGCGCGGCATCACGATCCGCTCCGCCGTCGCGTCGTTCACCGTCGGCGACACCCGGATCAATCTCATCGACACCCCGGGACACAGCGACTTCATCGCCGAGGTCGAGCGCGCGCTCGACGTGCTCGACGGGGCCGTCCTGCTCGTCTCCGCCGTGGAGGGCGTGCAGTCCCAGACCCGCCTGCTCCTCAGGACTCTGCGGCGGCTCGGCCTGCCCACGCTGATCTTCGTCAACAAGGTCGACCGGGCCGGGGCGCGGATCGCCCCGCTGCTCGACGACATCCGGCGCCGTCTCACGCCGCACGTGGTGCCGCTGGCGGACGTGCGCGCGGAGGGGACGCCGGGCGCCCGCGTCGTGCCGCGCCCGCTCGACGACCCTGCGGTGCGGGAGGCCGCCGCGCTGACGCTCGCCGAGGTCGACGACGCCCTGCTCGCCGCACTCGTCGACGGACCCGCGCCGAGCACCGGGACGGTCCGCCGGACCCTCGTGAGGCGCACGGCGCAGGGTCTGGTCCATCCCCTCCTCCTCGGCTCCGCGCTCGGCGGGCAGGGTGTCGGTCAACTGCTCGACGCGGTACGGGAGTTCCTTCCGCCCGCGCCGGTCGCGGAACCCTGCGACGGCCCCTCGGGCACCGTGTTCGCCGTGCACCGGGGGTCCGCCGGCGAGCGGATCGCGCATCTGCGGATGTACGAGGGCGAGGTGCGGGCCCGCCAGGACGTGACGCTGCTGCGCAGCGACGCCGACGGGGGTACCGAGCGCCGGCCGGGACGGATCACCGGACTGCGGGTCGTCGGGGCGCCCTCCGGTGACGGCGTCGAAGTGGCCGGGCCGGGGCAGATCGCCGAGGTGCGCGGGCTGCACAGGGTCCGGGTCGGGGACCGGCTCGGGGCGCCGCGGGCCGGGCGGGTGCGCTTCGCTCCGCCGACGCTCGAATCGGTCGTGCGGGCGGTCCGGCCCGGTCAGGGCGCGGCACTGCGGGCCGCACTGCTCGATCTGGCCGACCAGGATCCGCTGATCCACGCGCGGGCCGCCGAGGACGGCGCGACCGCGCTGCTCCTGTACGGGGAGGTGCAGAAGGAGGTCCTCGCGGCCACCCTGGCGCAGGAGTTCGGCATCGAGACGGTCTTCGAACCCAGCCGGATCCGCTGCGTGGAGCGGCCCCTCGGGGTCGGTACGGCCGTCGAGGAGATGGGCCCGCACAGCGCGACGAGGCTGCCCGCGACGGTCGGGCTGCGGGTCTCGCCGGGGCCGCGGGGCTCCGGGCGCGTCTTCTCGTACGACACGGAACTGGGCGCGCTCCCCCGCGCCTTCCATCAGGCGATCGCCGACACGGTGGAGAGCGTGCTGGCGGAGCGGGGCGGGCCGCACGGCTGGCCGGTGACGGACTGCCGGGTCACCTTGACGCACTCGGGCTTCAACTCGGTGCAGAGTGTCGCCGGGGACTTCCGGGTGGTCACGGAGCTGGTGGTGCGGCGGGCTTTGGAGCGGGCCGGGGCCGGGGTCTTCGAGCCGGTGCACACCTTCGAGGTGGAGGTGCCGCTGGACGCGCTGGCCCCGGTGACCGGAGTACTGGCCGCAGCCGGAGCCTCGTTCCGGGAGACCGTCGGAGGGCAGGAGTCCTGGGTCGTCCGGGGCGAGATCGTGGCTCGGCACGTACGGGAGGTCGAGGTGGCCCTGCCCGGGCTGACGCGGGGCGAGGGCGTGTGGTGGTCCCGCGTCTCGGGAGACCGTGCCGTCGAGGCCCACATCGCGGGCGCGGGCCCCGGCCTCCCGGCCCGGACACCGGCGGCGCCGTGA
- a CDS encoding HEAT repeat domain-containing protein, with translation MTTARQDTAALRALRALEDGRSSVRLRAALAIGSAPDPIFVAPLVERCAIEPEFFVRDMLTWALTRHPVDLTFPGLLAELRSAGAQARSQALHSLSKIGDPRAWPAITRALLTDADDDVARSAWRAAVVLVPEDEGPGLAAVLATQLGRGTRETQLSLSQALVALGEVIEPLLRDAAGAEDPDVRAHALATRQLLRDPDAGFESAIQEARRIVALAGAPGTDNGACADR, from the coding sequence ATGACCACGGCACGGCAGGACACGGCAGCGCTGCGCGCGCTCCGGGCGCTGGAGGACGGGCGGTCGTCCGTACGGTTGCGGGCGGCTCTCGCGATCGGGTCGGCGCCCGATCCGATCTTCGTCGCCCCGCTCGTCGAACGGTGCGCGATCGAGCCCGAGTTCTTCGTCCGCGACATGCTGACCTGGGCGCTCACCCGCCACCCGGTGGATCTGACGTTCCCCGGGCTGCTGGCGGAACTCCGCTCGGCGGGGGCGCAGGCGCGCAGCCAGGCGCTGCATTCGCTGTCCAAGATCGGGGACCCGCGGGCCTGGCCGGCGATCACCCGGGCTCTGCTGACCGACGCCGACGACGACGTCGCGCGCAGCGCCTGGCGGGCCGCCGTCGTCCTCGTGCCCGAAGACGAGGGGCCCGGCCTGGCCGCGGTTCTGGCGACCCAGCTCGGACGCGGCACGCGGGAGACCCAGCTGAGTCTGAGCCAGGCGCTGGTCGCGCTGGGCGAGGTGATCGAGCCGCTGCTGCGGGACGCGGCTGGGGCGGAGGATCCGGACGTGCGTGCGCACGCGCTCGCCACCCGGCAGCTGCTGCGCGATCCGGACGCCGGATTCGAGTCGGCGATCCAGGAGGCCCGGCGGATCGTGGCGCTCGCCGGCGCCCCCGGGACGGACAATGGGGCCTGTGCTGATCGGTGA